ATTGACGTCTGAGCGACCTGCACGGGgctcgcggccacggccttgacgagaCCCCCGTGCTCCGCAAAATCCACGTAGGCGAAGCCCTTGCGCTTGTCCATGTCGACAGATGTGACGGCGCCAAAAACTTCGAGGGCTTGCCTGAGCATGGCTTCGGTGACGCCCTGGGACGCGCTGGCGTGCTTTACGAACGCGCGTGTTGCCCCGGGGGACACGCCTGACGACTTCTTCtgcggggccgccgccttgctgTTCGCGGCCTTGGTGTTGGTGGAGGACGCGGCTGTCGACTTGCCATTTGGTGTCTGAGGTGTTGCCGTCTGGCCATCAGTAGCCGGTGTCGCTATCTCGGCCTccaccttcttcttcaaAATAACTGGCGCGGCCGTGGTCGCCGGCAGTGAGGTTGAGGGTGAAGaagcctcggccgccttgcctttctcggcgcccttgccgccgcgagctCTGCGTCCAGACGGTTGCGAGGCCTTCGCGGCCACCGGGCTGTCGGGTCGACTTCTCGGTGGTTGTACAGTCGAGTCTTGGGCCGCTTGAGCAGCGTCGCTCGCGGAAGTAGTCGGACTGTCCTTGGCCGATGGCGCCTTCGCATCGGCTTCGGCTTTAGCGGCGTCGTGTCTagcgcggcggtgggcgcTGCCGGGACTCAGGCCCAGGTCTCGTTGCAGGATcctcgcggcagcggcgatgccagcgcggcgactcTTCGGGGCATCTGAGgaaccagcagcagaaaTTTGGCTGGCCACGTTCTTGGCCGCATCGGCAGCTTGTTCCGTGGCCGCCTTCTTGCTTAGGATCCTGACGGTTTCCTTGGGAGCCTTTTCGGACTTGTCGGCCTTGGAATCTTTGGATCTCTTCTTGGAATCATCATCCTTGGAGCTGGTCTTCTTGGAAGACTTGGCATTTTTTCCAGAGTCCTTGCTCTTGTTCGCTTTCTTCTCCTTGAGATACTCGACCAAGGGGGTGGTCGTGACCTTGGcttcctccttggcctcgtcagCGTCCTCGATGTCGATACTCTCGCGAAGCGGGACAGGATtcgcgaggccctcgagaaAGATCATGAACTCCTGATCCTGATCGATGGTTCCCTGACGGGGGTCTGTGCGCCGCTTGTTGCTTGGGATCTTCTTGTACGGGGAAAACTCAAGAGAAGGAGGGCCGACGAGTGAAGGATTAGTAAAAGTCGCCTTGGCGTCTTCCCACGTTGCAGATCGAACGACTTGGCCAAGGGCCATGATGTCGTCTTTGCGTGTCAGATGGAGGTATGCACGGCTGGGGCGTGACGGCTTGGAAGGACTATATGCAACGCGTTAGAGCTGTTGTGAGGGAAGACATCCTATGAGAAGAAACGTACTCTGTTGAGACTTTGCCGGGGTTGTACGACAGCCAGTcgaccttgcccttgttgAGCTCCCAGTCAGGGCCTAGGATGGCAACACACTCGGCCATGGTCATGCCGGGTGGCAAACGTCGGATGACAAGTTTCTCGCCTTCATCATGAACCCTAGGCTTTGAGCGCCTTGGGGGCTCCGTCCCGCTTGAGTTCTAGTAATCCCGGTTAGCGGACTAGCACAGTTttgatgaggcggcgggcataCGTGCCTTGGTCGCGTCGGTATTTCTGTCTCCAGAGCCCTTGGCCCTGGACGGCCTGATGCCTACGGCCTCGGCTGATGAtgccttgccctgcagcGTATTAGCAGGTGCCGCGAATGacaggggcagcggcgggggaaATACTTTGCCTTCGGCAGGCTGAGGGACGCCGTTGGACCTACGGGTCAAGACCTGTGGCCCCGGGGCCGACATTGCGCGGGCCGTCGATGAATCTGGCCGATGGCGCAACTTGCAGCTGGAACCGGGGTGCTCGCATTGGTGAGACCTCCGCGGGTGGACGGTCGGGCGGGTGAGAGGCACTGTGAGGGCGGATggtggacgatgatgagggcgtGTTTGTGACGCTGCACTGGCTTTGGCGGGTGAAGGTCCGGCGCCCCACCACGAATCGAGTGACTCCTGGCGGGCAATGAAAGGGAGGGAAGCTGGAAACTGGTGAGGTATGAGAGTGGGCCACAGGGGGCTTTGGCGGATCGCCCGCTGCGCATTTGGTATCGGATGGCGTGCGTTATGGCGCAGGGGGTACTTGACGGGTCACGTGGCCTGCCTGCGCATCCGATGCCTGCCCAGTGTGTGTGTCGACGACCTTGGCTtgggtacctacctacaaCTCAAGCCAGACGCCTCAACCCAGGCAGTTCGTGCCGTACGGTAGGTACCCTCCCTATGAGGCAGTACATGGAGCCCACCTCGTACCCCCTACGCTCGCCAATGCCTGCACTACCGCGGGCCCTCCAGCGGATTTGCGGACGGACAGAGCGCTGTAGCTACCTAGGACCCTgactgccctgcctgcccgatCACCAAGCctggcctgctgcaggcccttAGTAATTGTCGCTGCAGCTGTGAGAGGGGAGACGGGAGAAGCATCGTCCAACTTCACTCTCCGACACTGTCGCAGCATCTCTTCATACAGTACCTCGGATGAAGCGCCATCTATTCGTATTCAGCGTCTAACATCATTTTCATcgcctcagcgccgccgcgtccggAACCAGGGCAGACCACCCGGAGTTTAGGTACCCAGCAGGCCCCCTGCGCTGTCCCGACAAACTCCCGTCCCGATCGAGTCCGTCCGACGACACGCCCCCACCCTCGCAGCCAGCACGGGCCAGAGCCTAAGCATCCATCGTAGGTACTGCACGCCCCTGGGCTGCCCAGCTTGCCCCGACCACATCAACCTCCCCTCCACGgggccatcgccatcaacCACCCCAGCCGCGCTCCCGCTGGGCTGCAGATaccgccctcgtcttcgcctcgcGGCGTGCCCGAGacccgtcgccatggcgtccaCCGTGCCCCGACCGGGCCCTGCCAACCTCACCCCCAATGCCGGACTGGACGAAtggctcgaggaggccaagcagTGCCACTACCTGCCCGAGCGGGCCATGAAGGAGCTATGCGAGAAGGTCAAGGAGATTCTGATGGAAGgtatgtcgtcgtcgtcgtcgtcgtcgtcgtcgtcgtcgtcgctgcatgcatgcgcgTCCTATCCGTGCGCGCCTTTCCAGGGTCTGCCGCCCGCTGACCACGAGCTCTCGACACGTGCAGAGTCCAACATCCAGCCTGTGTGCACCCCCGTCACAGTCTGCGGCGACATCCACGGCCAGTTCTacgacctcctcgagctctTCCGAGTCTCGGGCGGGATGCCCGGCGAGAACAACGTTCAGCCCCCCAAGACGGCCACCACGGTCATCACATCCGAAGACATCGAGCCACCGAGTGAGATTACGAACCCCAAGCTGCGAAAGAAGCTGCGATCGCCCATCCCAGGCGTCAGTGCTGATACCCAACAAGATGCCGCAGCCCGAGCCCCAGCGGCCGACACGTCGACTGCCTCCGCCGGCTCCAGCCCTGGTTCCGGCCCCGTGCCCACGGTGACTTCTTCCCAGAGCGCGGAGAACAGGTTCATCTTTCTTGGAGACTTTGTGGACCGCGGTTACTTTAGCTTGGAGACGTTCACGCTCCTCATGTGTCTAAAGGCCAAGTGCGATCTTCCCCCGTCACCAGGGGCCTACGGAGGATGCCCTGTTGCTGACAGCTACGTAGATATCCCGACCGAATTGTTCTCGTCCGCGGCAACCACGAGTCGCGGCAAATCACCCAGGTGTACGGCTTCTACGAAGAATGCCAACAAAAGTACGGCAACGCATCTGTCTGGAAAGCGTGCTGCCAGGTATTTGACTTCTTGGTCCTGGCCGCcattgtcgacggcgaggtgctcTGCGTGCACGGCGGTCTGAGTCCGGAGATCCGGACCATTGACCAGAtccgagtcgtcgcccgcgctcAGGAGATCCCTCACGAGGGGGCTTTCTGCGATCTCGTGTGGTCCGACCCTGAAGACGTCGACACCTGGGCCATTAGCCCTCGCGGTGCCGGGTGGCTGTTTGGTGACAAAGTGGCGACCGAGTTCAACCACGTGAACGGCCTCAAGCTGATTGCGCGAGCGCATCAGCTCGTCAATGAGGGATACAAGGTTGGCGATATTCGATGACGCACCTACAGAGGATGGCGGCTGACTTTTGCAGTATCACTTCGAAGAGAGTTCGGTGGTGACGGTTTGGTCAGCGCCCAACTACTGCTACAGATGCGGCAACGTTGCCTCCATCATGTCTGTAGACAAGGATCTGAACCCCAAGTTTAGCATCTTCTCGGCGGTGCCGGACGACCAGAGGCACGTGCCGGCGAGTAGACGGGGGCCGAGCGACTATTTCCTGTAATGAGCGATGGGACTCTTTCAAGCATCGGGACGGATTGGGCTCTAGATGTACACTAGCACACGGTTGAGATATCCATGACTTGTGAATGAATGGCAACGCATAATGGTTGTTTGGGTAGCTGGCGTTCCCGTTTTGAGTGAGTGAGTACCGTGGCCAAACTCGTTGGCGATGGGTCTGTCTCGGATCTCCTTGTCCACTCCCTCAAGAAACTTCGCCATGAAAAGCACGCCTCACGCTACATAGCAATCAATCACACAGCCCACTGGCTCTCACTTGGCGCCTCTCCCCGCCAgagacgccgcgcgcgccatcTGCGCGTTGCGCGCCTGGTCCCTGGCCTGatcccacgcccgcccactgCCCCCGGCTCGCGCGTCCCGTTCCGCtcgcttctcctccttgaggGTGCGGGCCTTTTCCCTGGGGTCAATCACGACGAgttcctcctcggcctttCTGCGGTTACTCAGGTCCTTGCCTAGCCTGTCTGCCGCAAAGGACAGCGAGTGCGACATccagccctcgtcgtcgctctcctccttgtcctgcTTGTCCCACGCCGTGCAGCTCTGGCAGTTGGCGATGAAGTGCAGGTCGCAcagctccgcctcctcgccctggtcgtcctgggcgccgccgtcggcctcggcctgcttgTCCGTGCCCTGCGCCTGCTCCTTTTCCGGCGGGGCCTTTTCCAGCCTTGATTGGAAGGACTTGAGCATCCGGAGAGTCGCCGAGTCTTCGTTGCTGATCGCGTTGCTGCCCCCCGGTCGTCTTTTGCGACCGCGTATGGAGGTCTCGGGAATCATCGACTCCAGCGTGGACTTGGGTCGCTCCTTGACGGGCTGCTCGGTGTGCATCATACGTCGCATTGACGCCTTGATCGCCGCCAGTTCCTCGTTTGCCCTTTCCAATGCCGATTTCTTGGGAGGCTCGGGTTCTGGTGATGACTCCGGTGACGGTTCTCTAGGCTTTTGCGTTGGCGTTTCCCTCTGCTTTTCCGAGGCAtcggccgcgccctcctcTTCAGCCGCCGGTGTGCTCTCTATTGCGCTCTCTTTGGTCGGCTTATCGGGCTTCGGCGCCTTTTTCTTGATAGCTTTGGGCTCCTGAGGCTCCTCTTGGGGCTCTTCCGCGATTAATCTTGTATCGAACTTGGCTTTCTTGAAAaccggctcctcctcctctccctcttcaTCGCCGAAACTCAGCAGCTGCTTGCCACCCcttcgcttcttcttcttcttgtcttttgcggcgggcggctttgTCGGGGCTCGTGTCGCTACTCTTGTCCGCTTCTGCATATCCTCGAATGGGTTCACCAAGATCTCGATTCgctcgaccttgacggcgtACAGCGGACGCTCCGAGCCCGGCTCCACCTCGGACTCACCTATCTTGGCGAGGTTGTAGATCGTGTCGCCGGCCACGCGCCCAAACAGCGTGTTCTTGCCCGTCAGCTCCTCCGTCTTGTCCAGCGTGAAGAAGAACTGGCTGCCGTTGGTGTCCTGGCGGCCCTCGTTGGCCATACCCAGGAGGCCGCGCCTGTTGAACTTCAACCTCGAGTGGAATTCGTCTTTGAAATTGATTCCCGTCAGACCCGCGTTCTTGCCGTGCCGCTGATCCATCGGCCACGGGTCCAGGTCGCCGCTgaaggcgccgccatcgtATATGgactcgccgccgttgcccgtgcccgtcgggtcgccgccctggaggATAAAATTAGGAACGAGGCGGTGGAATATCGTCCCATCGTAGTAGCCGTCCAAGCTCAGTTGTAAGAAGTTGCGACAAGTCAGAGGCGTCTGCTTCGCGAAGAGTTCGACCTGGATCTCGCCGAGAGTCGTGTGGATgatggccgaggccgtaGGCTGCGGCTCGAGGTTGTATAGGgacgacatggcgggcgcACTCGAGATGCGGTAGGTGGTGGCAGTGTACGCACTGCGGGCGTTTCGGTGTTGCCTCGTTTCGCGTTGGAGCAGTTGGAGAGAAGGCTGAGAATGATCGTCGCCCTCCAAGGAAGCTATACCTATCGATAGGGGCCCCACTTATTTCGACATCAAAGTGCCCGTGAGCTACAACCGCTCGTCGCTCAAGAACAAAATCATCGGTTTCTCAGCAAATGTGAACAGCGGCCTGACCGCCACAATCTAAGCTTCCGCTTGATTTCTATTCGTCATCGTGAGAGTGCCAAAGGCCATCGTGATTCTCTATATGCAGGGCAGTAGATGCAACCACTACTCTACAAGTCGTGAAGAGGGCGATTTTGTCCTCTCTTCAGCTTCGTGAGAAGCTCTCCTAGAGCGCCTCTCGTACAGCCTGGTTTGAACGTGGAACTGCCTACGTACGCACCACAAATCTGTGGGCATTCACCTCCAAAGCCCCTTGTTTGGACCGACCGAGGGATTCGCCGCACAGGGAATCCATGAGAAGGTGCAATCAAACATCGATGAATGGCAATCTCTTCCAGTCTGGTCGAGCTATCGCGGTCGGGGTTGGCTAAAGCCTCGACTGCTGCGTAGAGGAAATTCGAAACTGGCACGACCCCGAAGCCATTGCGATGTTCGTGGCACTCATCGGCCCGCATGCTGCGACCGGGTTCGGAGTTGGAAAGCAGGCGAACCCGTGGCAGGCGCCACTGCGTATCGCAAGACTGGGAAGGAGCGACCCCATGCCGCAAACCGTTGAATGAAGCGGGTCCGGGCCTGGGCCGCTTGAGCCTCAATTGCAATTTGGCGACGACCTCCCGCTTCGAGAGCAGTGAGCCCAACCAACAGACCGTAACGCGGTAGCCACCGTCAGCCTTTTGCAACCACCGCAACCAGCGCCTGAATCATCGAGTATTACTCTAGCCGCCCATATGTTAAAAGAGGTTTTAAGTTCATTCATTTGCACCTCCCTAAGCTTTTTCAGCTTTTCAGAACGATAAATTACAATAGTAAAAGCCCCTTATACTAAAAAGCTTCTTACGCTAAATATACTCAATTTTTAGCCAAACAAGGGGCCTCCGAGCCGGATAGCAACAGATTTATGCTGGGTATACTCAGATAGCGCGGCTTGGCCTAGTTCTCGACCAAGCCCAGATTCCTTAAAACCGCCGAAAGGAAGCTATTAAGCTTATTAGCATGCTTATTAAATTATAGGAGGCTGAAACGATGAAAAGGAACGTATTTTGATGAGTATtaaaaggggggggggggtttggcgagaaggcggcgaggggggaAGTTGCGGAACATGATGTAGGACTTACAGCGTGGTTCAGAAGGTTGTAGCCTAGGTGTTACAGCGGTTAGTAACGGTACTGGACAGCCCCGGAAGGCGCTGTAGTGGGCGCCGGCGAATTGACTTACAGTTGACCCAGACAGTGCCGGCCTTCAGGGCGTTACTGACGCGAATGGCAGTGTTGAGGTCCCGAGTAtggacagcagcggcaaggccgTACGAGGTGTTGTTGCCGAGGGCAACgacctcatcctcgtccttgaaCTTGGAAATGGCGCAGACGGGACCAAAGATCTCCTCCTGCATGATCTTCATGTCTGGGCGGACATTGGAGAAGATGGTAGGCTGGATGAAGTAGCCCTtgtcgccatggcgctcaCCGCCAATCTCCACGGTGGcaccctcctccttgccAGACTTGATGTAGCCCATGATGCGGTCGTACTGCAGCTGACTGACTTGGGGGCCCTGGAAGGTATCGGCCTGGAAGGGATCGCCGACCTTGTTCGCCTGGGCGCGCTTCTTGAAGGCCTCGAGAAACTTGTCGTAGATGCTCTCGTGGACGAAGATACGGGTGCCGGCACAGCAGCACTGGCCGTGGTTGAAGTAGATGCCGAAGTTGACCCAGGAGATGGTCTGCTCGATatcggcgtcggcgaagACGATGTTGGGGGACTtgccgccaagctcgaggGTGACCTTCTTGAggttggaggcggcggcggccttcaTGATGGTGCGGCCGACAACGGTGGAACCGGTGAAAGCGACCTTGTCGATATCCATGTgggaggagatggcggcaccggcgaccTTGCCGAAGCCGGAGAGGAGGTTGAAGACGCCGGGGGGGAAGCCGGCCTCCTTGATGAGGTTGGCAAAGACGAGACCAGACAGAGGCGTCTGCTCAGCCGTCTTCATGACGATGGTGTTGCCGGTAGCCAGGGCCGGGCCGATCTTCCAGGAGAGCATAAGCAGGGGGAAGTTCCAGGGGATGATCTGGCCGCAGACACCAATCTAGAAGACACATTAGCAACTCACAAAGCATCGCTACAGCATGCGTGGGTAACGTACGGGCTCCTCGCGGGTGTAGTGGAACATGTCAGGGGCAATGTCGAGGGTCTTGCCCTCCAACTTGTCGGCCCAGCCACCATAGTAGCGGATgcagccggcgacggcgccgacgtcgcccttggccatggTGATGGACTTGCCGTTGTCGAGggactcgacggcggcgagcaggtcgaggttcttctcgacgaggtcggcgagcttGAGCATCAGGCGGCCGCGCTCCTGGGGAGTGACCTGGCGCCAGGTGGTCTCGAAGgccttgcgggcggcggcgacggccaggtcgACATCCTTCTCGGTGGCCTCGCAGACGGAGGTGATGACCTCCTCGGTAGAGGGGTTGATGACCTCGAACTTCTTCTTGTCGACACCCTCAACCCATTCGTTGTTGATGAACCTAGGGCGTGTGTTAGCTtggtgctgccgcggccgcttcGACGCCAGGTGGCGATTCTTGGTCTGTCGACTTACAGGCCGATGGGCTGCTGGTAGGCGCCCGTAGCCGGGGTCTTGAGCTCGACGGTCAAAGACATGGTGGCTTCGTCTCGGTGGGTATCGAATTACAGTAGCAAGGAGTCTGATGAGGgcacgaggaggaggaggcgatgTAGAAAtagaggagaagagggagacTGCGCAAGAAAAGACAAGCCGACGGGAGTTgactggcagcggcagcaaagTCCTTATAAAGGCGGGGAACCCGTTGTGCCGTCCGTGTCGCCTCCCCCGCAGTGTGAAGGCCGAGCGAGGGGCGACGCTATCCGAACAATCTCGACGGGCGGACGCGATGGGGCAACGCCAcacaggggagggggggagacagaggcgggggggcgggagggcggccggATCCAGAGGCGGAAACGGACTGGGAACATGGAACGGAGGAGCTCCCTGGCAACCGCGCGCTAGACGCCAACAGACTTGTCACCGAGGCATATGTAGGGCACCCACGAtaacgcagcagcagcagcagcagcagcagcagcagcagggcgcaGCACAAGATCGGTGGGATGGTATTATGTCAAGCTCCGGGGAGAGCTTCTAAGAGGAACTTGCCCCTCCACCAGGGGGGCCTTGGGGGCGCTCTGAGATGGATGGTGTTTGGTGGCAGCGAATCACGCACGACGCTCCGATGCCGCTGAGACGCGATGCCACACCATCCGAGGCCCAACGGTGGAGATTCCCCGCAGAGACGCGGCCAATGGCTTGGGATTTTTGCTGGGGACTGCCGATTCGACACGTAAAAGCTCATCCGAACGCGGGCACTTGTGGGAGAGAAATCCTCGCGCGGGCTGCACCTGGGGGCACGGGGTGGCggcatggatggcggcggggggaaggggaggggacaAGGGGTGGCGCTTTTCCCGTAATGTGGCGACAGTCGTTTGTTGCACCTTGTGCTATCACGGCAGATGggtgtgatgatgatgctcgGAGACGCGACGACATGTCCGCTCGAttttaattttttttttaatttttttGTGCTACGTGACGATCCTTGATGTGCTATGCAGCATGCAACGGTCAGCAGCTCTCCAGCCCGCGGCAAAAGCTTGTGCGACGCCAGTTGACTTGATCGTACGGAGGCCTCGGTGTGCAAGGTCCAGGCAAGTTACAACAGTCCAAGAATGAAAACGCGAGccagtacgaagtacacgaCACATCCCCGTCTGTCCGGGCGCCGACTGGACACGCAGATGCGGAAACCCCTCTCTTCTTCCCTACCTCCCTCGATGCACCGCCCGCACGACAACACAACACAGACATCTCGCTCGGACAGACACGGAGCCGCTGACCAAAAACTGGTCCAGATTATGCCTCCTTCCTGATCGCCAtggtgctgcgccgccgccgatatggatggatgggctcgCACGTACTCGCGCTGTTTCGAGGAAGAGTAGACGAgaagccatccatccattccgCCTTCTCCCGTTCCAAGCAATaccgaggcggagcggctATGTAcatatgtacgaagtatgtactCTGTGTGTCAACGGGCGACACGCATCATCCCGGCCAACGAGGCAACAAAGACCCGTCGGAAGTGAGACCAGACACGGCCCCGGTGGGGACCTGTGCGGGCTGGACGCGGGACCCGAGTTGATCAAAAAAGAAAGTGCTGACGCCGAGAACCCCGCAACCGGCATGACGATGGCCAAACGATTTGTCCTTTAGTCAACTGCCTTTGCTCTTGTTGGGGTTTCGAAAGGGGCCACTCGGCTCTTTCGTATCGAAAGTCAGAGTTGCACCCACAGACTTACATTGATGCTCAACAGTTTACCAGCACAGCACATTGTACAGGACGCGAGATACGCGCAAGGCCGCTATGACATCAAGTTCAACGACCAGCCCAAAGATTCACCCTAGCATCTGTTAatgccgacgtcgcccatCGGCCTTTAGCCCACTATCGAGTTTCGCGTGCTCGGCAAAGCgcctggcgaggaggccacccacccccagcccagccagaccTCAAGGGTCAAGAGACATCGTTGGTTACCTATTACCCCTCCGCCCCACCAGCGGTTCCGTCTCGTGGAGACCCTGCTCGCGTTACATCCCACCTCCATGCTGCCGTTCCTGCCACTAGTTGCTCCTCCGTGACAGTGTATGTGGTTGGGTCTTGCCCAGCTGCGGTGAAGTGTGgctgcctcggcctgcatGCCCGCTGGTCCTAGCGCCCAGCCCAACCTCGACATCCGCCTCCCCGGCCAGCCGCTTCTCTTCAGGAAGCGTAGATCTGCTGTGATGTACCTGCTGCGTGTGTGCAGCTCTGGGTGTCCGACAAGGtgtcccgtcccgtctcaACATCGTGGACTTTCCTTCCCGCCGCGCCTAGCGCGCCGCTTACGAAGGCCTACTATCTCATACggttcttcttcttgacgCTCTGTTCGTGTCTCAAAGTCTGCATGGTACGGCAGAAACACCCGGGGTCCTTTGTTCGTACTCGAGCCGTCGTGGCCATCGCCACGGCTGGTCAAGtctggggcggcgagccgtcACGCCACCGGTGCCCGGCTCTCAGAAGCTTACTGTATCTGGAATGGCTGCTTATTCCAATGCCCATCAGTCGAGCCTGGCAGGTCTGCATGCCGGGACGGCGATTGACGAGTTGGTGGCTGGGCCCCGCCCTTGCTTGGTAGCAGCACTAAACATTGATGCCCGGATGTCCTGCAACAGGCACGTGTGCAGGACATCCGACGATGAGGGGTGTTCTTTCCAGTGTTGGTCGTGGCCATGACCCAACGGCATTCTGCCTTTAGCGGATCTTGACACCTGCATGCTCTGCGCATCCCTTAGTATGGGACGGGCCGAGAGTGAGCACGTACATGCAGTCCTGCCTCGGCCATCCTCTAGACCGATTGTGATCCTCTCGCCTCCGAGCCATGATGTCCTGCTTGCGTAGATCGTGTCGGTCGATGCAAGATGGGAAGTACAACATCCAGAGCGCTTGCATAGCGGTGTCCACATGGTGGCGGGAATGCCGGAAATGCATGGCACCCAGATGTGAGAAGCGTGTCCGGATATCAGAGGAATAGGCTACTAGGTAACACAAGCGGGCTTGCTTACTTTGTAATACTCCTCATCAGGCCCTGAGGCCCACATCCTGGGCATTTTGATGTCTTCAACGCCGGCTCGAAGAAGCTCTGAGTCCCGTCCCAAGGCTGTCATCACGGGCCTCCTCAACAGCGCAACTCGCAGATACCCATGTGCGTATCGAACGCATCAGCAATCACTCGCCATACCGGGCACAGAAATGACCCGCGATTGCAAAGAGTATGTTCTAGGTCCAAGCACGTGAGACACATACGCGAATAATCATGCTCACTCCAAGTGACTAAGAAGTGCTAGCTAGGATCGCCATCGTCCTAACTGATCAATCTGACCTAGGCAGTATCCGTTTCCTCGAATCCCCGGCTATCTCAACTCAGTTCCTTCAAAGTAAACGACTGCCGCATGAGTGGTGTACGAAGCACTACGGGCACGACTGGAACCCATCAGGGCCAATGCTGGGCGATATCCCTCCAAACAGTCTTGCTAAGCGCCCGGTGTTTCCCATGCTCATCTCAAGAATTCTGAGAAAATTGAACATATACCGAAGCCCTGTGACTGTGTGCTGGTTTgggcccgtcgccgtgccctcCCAGTCGGCATGCCTCGCGCCTTCACAGTCATTGCTGCCAACAAGGCATGACGAGTTGCACAAAGCCAAACCACACCACCAACCGCGCACGCAACACGCTACTGCGAAAGCGATCCCAGAGAACTCAGCCAGTACCTAACGCGGAATGAAACGAGCAGCTGCAAAGAGATCAACATCCAAAAGTCTTGCTGTCAATTGATGAGCATGATGTCGCACgagatgatgacggcggtTTCTGCGCAGCGAATGTCAACGTCAATTTTCGCCCTCAGTATTGACCCCTACCCCCCTCAAGAGATGAATTCAGGCACTTGCACTTTCTCTATTGTTAAAGTGAGTTGTGCGGGCTTGTTCTAAAGAGTGCACGTatgagctcgaggaggccgccctcAGGCGCCCGAAACTGCGCGTTTGCTCCTGCCACTTTCACGCGCGGCGCACCTTCCTTCCCGCTTCCCATTCACTGCTCTCCCACGCTGCCTTGCCACACAAACCCGGAACTTGAGAAGGCTGAACCCTCAACCTTGTTCTTTTCCTTCTGCCCTTCGCCTCATCTATCAAGTCACCGACGTCGGGAACGCAGCCATGGCTGTTATATCAAAAATCCCGGGCTTGTCCGTCAGCGTCGCAGTCAACAACGAAATCGCGACAGAATACTCTACCGTTGAAAGCGAAATCAGCGGTTCTATTGACGGGGAGGCTTCAGCGGCTGGAGATCGAGGCGAGCACGTTTGGCCCCGTACGACAACGTACATTGAATCCTATTCGGGTGCCCCGTTTCGCATCGAGGCGACATTCAGCGCTGGTTTTCAGACTGCAGTTTCGAAACACAAAGATCATGACGCCATCTCCGTTGAGGTATACGTCGATGGAACTTGGGTGACTAGCGGGTGGGCCTATTTGGAGTCGCTCGGCAAGGACGCCCCGTATGTCATCCCAATAGAGAACACATGGACACAGTCAGAGACGGGCGGCCTGTTGGAGGAGCGCCAGTTCGCATTTGCGCCGGTATCTAGGGGTAAGT
The genomic region above belongs to Purpureocillium takamizusanense chromosome 5, complete sequence and contains:
- a CDS encoding uncharacterized protein (COG:A~EggNog:ENOG503NXQ0), with protein sequence MSAPGPQVLTRRSNGVPQPAEGKVFPPPLPLSFAAPANTLQGKASSAEAVGIRPSRAKGSGDRNTDATKNSSGTEPPRRSKPRVHDEGEKLVIRRLPPGMTMAECVAILGPDWELNKGKVDWLSYNPGKVSTDPSKPSRPSRAYLHLTRKDDIMALGQVVRSATWEDAKATFTNPSLVGPPSLEFSPYKKIPSNKRRTDPRQGTIDQDQEFMIFLEGLANPVPLRESIDIEDADEAKEEAKVTTTPLVEYLKEKKANKSKDSGKNAKSSKKTSSKDDDSKKRSKDSKADKSEKAPKETVRILSKKAATEQAADAAKNVASQISAAGSSDAPKSRRAGIAAAARILQRDLGLSPGSAHRRARHDAAKAEADAKAPSAKDSPTTSASDAAQAAQDSTVQPPRSRPDSPVAAKASQPSGRRARGGKGAEKGKAAEASSPSTSLPATTAAPVILKKKVEAEIATPATDGQTATPQTPNGKSTAASSTNTKAANSKAAAPQKKSSGVSPGATRAFVKHASASQGVTEAMLRQALEVFGAVTSVDMDKRKGFAYVDFAEHGGLVKAVAASPVQVAQTSIQILERKEKKPATTASVNASTGSTNAEKGSGRGRRGRGGGGGGNKSGGQGNAQSTPAVAPPAASAGG
- the SIT4_4 gene encoding Protein-serine/threonine phosphatase (EggNog:ENOG503NU6Q~COG:D~COG:T); protein product: MASTVPRPGPANLTPNAGLDEWLEEAKQCHYLPERAMKELCEKVKEILMEESNIQPVCTPVTVCGDIHGQFYDLLELFRVSGGMPGENNVQPPKTATTVITSEDIEPPNAAARAPAADTSTASAGSSPGSGPVPTVTSSQSAENRFIFLGDFVDRGYFSLETFTLLMCLKAKYPDRIVLVRGNHESRQITQVYGFYEECQQKYGNASVWKACCQVFDFLVLAAIVDGEVLCVHGGLSPEIRTIDQIRVVARAQEIPHEGAFCDLVWSDPEDVDTWAISPRGAGWLFGDKVATEFNHVNGLKLIARAHQLVNEGYKYHFEESSVVTVWSAPNYCYRCGNVASIMSVDKDLNPKFSIFSAVPDDQRHVPASRRGPSDYFL
- the CWC27 gene encoding Peptidylprolyl isomerase (COG:O~EggNog:ENOG503NYKX); translated protein: MSSLYNLEPQPTASAIIHTTLGEIQVELFAKQTPLTCRNFLQLSLDGYYDGTIFHRLVPNFILQGGDPTGTGNGGESIYDGGAFSGDLDPWPMDQRHGKNAGLTGINFKDEFHSRLKFNRRGLLGMANEGRQDTNGSQFFFTLDKTEELTGKNTLFGRVAGDTIYNLAKIGESEVEPGSERPLYAVKVERIEILVNPFEDMQKRTRVATRAPTKPPAAKDKKKKKRRGGKQLLSFGDEEGEEEEPVFKKAKFDTRLIAEEPQEEPQEPKAIKKKAPKPDKPTKESAIESTPAAEEEGAADASEKQRETPTQKPREPSPESSPEPEPPKKSALERANEELAAIKASMRRMMHTEQPVKERPKSTLESMIPETSIRGRKRRPGGSNAISNEDSATLRMLKSFQSRLEKAPPEKEQAQGTDKQAEADGGAQDDQGEEAELCDLHFIANCQSCTAWDKQDKEESDDEGWMSHSLSFAADRLGKDLSNRRKAEEELVVIDPREKARTLKEEKRAERDARAGGSGRAWDQARDQARNAQMARAASLAGRGAK